A portion of the Cryptomeria japonica chromosome 5, Sugi_1.0, whole genome shotgun sequence genome contains these proteins:
- the LOC131029081 gene encoding aspartic proteinase CDR1 yields MVLYGNRVEKKVDSCLFCSDLELPIFQTQVNLFVVPLGSYDVILSISWLTKHKVVVNCEDKVVSCLDDAVNLVEIHGSQKPLELRHISATQLKKAQRKGCTIVVVMVSELDNAKKSPKDYLVLREFLDVFLEDLTELPPKREFDFSIELLPRTEPQSKAPYKMTTIELYELKAQLQELLREGHFSCNEVPKGGHGSISLKLPLLHRMSPSSPLYDNSLDPLRQFEDAMKRSEDRAASIFSIDDIFLHRTRNDNGQDGNYFSPLKASTEGDYVTTLSFGTPPQTFSRVFADTGSTLIWLKCSTNQSITVPESSHAPQHFFRSSKSETFQNLTCGNPICQQVQQDTGNQSCHNAAASSSCTFQYLYEDMSGAMGIMASDVLNLPKKVQNIQKKKKSANEVAFGCALETQGIEGNGGVGLDRGPYSLVSQLGPLIGYRFSYCLVPTTSNASSSILFGISANIYGNRVMHTPLLSPNKTRRNAYYIDVQRISLGGRGVPIPSESFQVRDGFGGTVLDTGTTFLLFATPVYRAIMVAIVLTVPYPQVFFPSILQNVPCYDISSSHGAEPELPNMEFYLRGGAKLDIPWQNLFFFIEENVVCMAVQESPPGITDLNIIGNQAQQNFHFSFDLERSRLRFTRKNCTEVQ; encoded by the exons ATGGTTCTGTATGGAAATCGAGTAGAGAAGAAAGTAGATtcatgtctattttgcagtgatTTAGAGCTTCCAATTTTCCAAACTCAGGTTAACCTTTTTGTAGTGCCATTGGGATCATATGATGTGATATTAAGTATCAGTTGGCTAACTAAACATAAAGTTGTAGTAAACTGTGAGGATAAAGTTGTTAGCTGCTTAGATGATGCTGTAAATTTGGTTGAAATTCATGggtctcaaaagcctcttgaattgAGACACATCTCAGCTACGCAACTCAAGAAAGCTCAAAGGAAGGGATGTACCATTGTTGTTGTCATGGTAAGTGAGTTGGATAATGCCAAGAAGAGCCCTAAGGATTATCTAGTTCTTAGAGAATTCTTGGATGTTTTTCTAGAAGATCTTACTGAGTTACCACCAAAAAGGGAATTTGACTtctctatagaactcttacctagAACCGAACCACAATCCAAAGCTCCTTACAAAATGACCACCATAGaattgtatgagcttaaggctcaattgcagGAGTTGCTTAGGGAAG GCCATTTTTCCTGTAATGAAGTTCCTAAAGGTGGGCATGGATCTATTTCTTTGAAGCTACCATTGCTGCACAGGATGTCACCCTCTTCTCCTCTTTATGACAATTCATTAGACCCCCTAAGACAGTTTGAAGATGCAATGAAAAGAAGTGAGGATAGGGCTGCATCCATATTCTCTATAGATGACATCTTCCTCCACAGAACAAGAAATGACAATGGCCAAGATGGCAACTATTTTAGTCCTCTTAAGGCCTCCACAGAGGGGGACTATGTTACCACACTCTCCTTTGGCACTCCTCCACAGACCTTCAGCAGAGTCTTTGCAGACACAGGAAGCACTCTCATCTGGCTCAAATGTTCAACTAACCAGA GTATCACAGTTCCAGAGTCTTCTCATGCACCCCAGCACTTCTTCAGATCAAGCAAATCAGAGACCTTCCAAAACCTCACCTGTGGCAACCCCATATGCCAGCAAGTGCAGCAAGACACTGGCAATCAGAGCTGCCACAATGCTGCAGCATCTTCATCCTGCACATTTCAGTATCTCTATGAGGACATGTCAGGTGCTATGGGCATCATGGCCTCAGATGTTCTGAACCTTCCAAAGAAAGTTCAGAAcatccaaaagaaaaaaaagagtgcCAATGAAGTGGCATTTGGCTGTGCCTTGGAAACTCAAGGCATTGAAGGCAATGGGGGCGTAGGTCTAGACAGAGGACCCTATTCTCTAGTGTCCCAGCTAGGCCCCTTGATTGGCTATAGGTTTTCCTACTGCCTAGTCCCCACCACCTCAAATGCCTCAAGCTCCATACTCTTTGGCATCTCTGCAAACATCTATGGCAATAGAGTGATGCACACACCACTCCTATCACCCAACAAAACAAGAAGAAATGCATATTACATAGATGTTCAAAGAATTAGCTTGGGAGGAAGAGGGGTTCCCATACCTTCTGAATCTTTTCAGGTCAGAGATGGTTTTGGAGGGACGGTCCTAGACACTGGTACTACTTTCTTGCTTTTTGCTACACCGGTCTACAGGGCAATTATGGTTGCCATTGTTCTCACAGTGCCATACCCTCAG GTTTTCTTCCCCAGCATCCTGCAAAATGTACCTTGTTATGACATTTCTAGCTCCCATGGTGCTGAGCCTGAGCTTCCTAATATGGAATTTTATCTCCGAGGGGGTGCCAAGCTTGACATTCCATGGCAGAATTTGTTCTTTTTCATTGAAGAGAATGTGGTTTGTATGGCTGTGCAAGAGTCCCCTCCTGGGATTACAGATTTGAACATAATTGGGAATCAAGCTCAGCAGAATTTTCACTTTTCTTTTGATTTGGAGAGGAGCAGACTCCGGTTTACCAGAAAAAATTGCACCGAGGTTCAGTAA